Proteins found in one Candidatus Cloacimonadota bacterium genomic segment:
- the rfaE2 gene encoding D-glycero-beta-D-manno-heptose 1-phosphate adenylyltransferase, giving the protein MVIKNKIKNWDEAAFLASELQAQGGKVVFTNGCFDLIHAGHVQYLEQAKALGDVLIVGMNSDSSVRGLKGKTRPLVKEEDRAMVLAALQSVDIVVVFNQETPLKLIEHIRPDVLVKGGDWEPGQIVGADFVLAGGGLVKSLPFREGISTTDLIKRAAILAEKEKK; this is encoded by the coding sequence ATCGTGATCAAAAATAAGATAAAAAATTGGGACGAAGCGGCTTTTTTGGCTTCCGAACTTCAAGCCCAGGGTGGCAAAGTGGTTTTCACAAATGGCTGTTTCGACCTTATCCACGCTGGTCATGTCCAATATTTGGAGCAGGCAAAAGCCTTGGGCGATGTATTAATTGTGGGCATGAATAGCGATTCCAGCGTGCGCGGACTGAAAGGAAAGACCCGCCCCCTCGTGAAAGAGGAAGACCGCGCCATGGTGCTTGCCGCCCTGCAAAGTGTTGATATTGTTGTTGTTTTCAACCAAGAGACACCCTTGAAATTGATTGAACATATTCGTCCCGATGTTTTGGTGAAGGGTGGAGATTGGGAACCAGGCCAAATCGTTGGCGCGGACTTTGTTTTGGCTGGAGGCGGTCTGGTGAAAAGCCTGCCTTTCAGGGAAGGGATTTCCACCACCGATTTGATTAAGCGTGCCGCAATTTTGGCAGAGAAGGAAAAGAAATGA
- a CDS encoding bifunctional N-acetylglucosamine-1-phosphate uridyltransferase/glucosamine-1-phosphate acetyltransferase, giving the protein MNHLTAIILAAGKGTRMNSNRAKVLFPIAGKAMVQRVVESAFKAGCQSLCVVVGHQKENVVSLLEGDPRISFAEQAQQLGTGHAVMMAQAFFQNPDQDVLVLSGDVPLLSPETLQKMHSEHLDNGFSCTVLTAFLDDPGKYGRILREPDGQISGIVEFKDATPAQLSIKEWNTGIYCFKSEDLFSALAQVSNSNNQQEYYLTDVLSILRSQSKKVGAVVLENLVEASGVNSQQQLAELEDQFVDSIRRRWLNLGVMIHNPQTVFIGEDVILEPDVQICQNCVIKGKSYIKSGSIIGTCSIIEDSRLGENCVLKGHNILVNATLKEGSVLAHAAQAIEDENQ; this is encoded by the coding sequence ATGAACCATCTCACAGCCATAATCCTGGCTGCCGGAAAAGGCACCAGAATGAATTCAAACCGCGCTAAAGTCCTGTTTCCCATCGCGGGCAAAGCCATGGTTCAGCGCGTGGTGGAAAGTGCCTTCAAAGCAGGCTGTCAAAGCCTTTGCGTGGTGGTTGGCCACCAAAAGGAAAACGTGGTTTCCCTCCTGGAAGGCGACCCCAGAATCTCTTTTGCGGAACAGGCTCAACAGCTTGGCACCGGCCACGCTGTGATGATGGCGCAAGCATTTTTCCAAAACCCGGATCAGGACGTGCTCGTGCTCAGTGGCGACGTTCCGCTCCTCAGCCCTGAAACCCTGCAAAAAATGCATAGCGAACACCTTGATAACGGCTTTTCCTGCACGGTTTTAACGGCGTTTTTGGACGACCCCGGAAAATATGGACGCATCTTGCGGGAACCGGATGGACAGATTAGTGGCATCGTTGAATTCAAGGACGCCACACCCGCGCAACTCTCCATCAAAGAATGGAATACGGGAATCTATTGCTTCAAATCCGAAGACCTTTTTTCAGCCCTGGCACAGGTCTCAAATTCAAATAATCAACAGGAATATTACCTCACGGATGTACTTTCCATCCTTCGTTCCCAGAGCAAAAAAGTGGGCGCTGTGGTTTTGGAAAACCTTGTGGAAGCCTCCGGTGTTAATTCCCAACAACAGCTTGCCGAATTGGAAGACCAGTTTGTGGATTCCATTCGCCGGCGCTGGCTCAATCTTGGCGTGATGATTCACAATCCTCAAACCGTTTTCATCGGAGAAGATGTTATCCTGGAGCCTGACGTCCAAATCTGTCAAAACTGTGTTATCAAAGGTAAAAGCTACATCAAATCCGGTTCGATAATAGGCACATGTTCCATCATTGAAGACAGTCGCCTGGGTGAAAACTGTGTTTTGAAAGGCCATAACATTTTGGTAAATGCCACACTCAAAGAGGGAAGCGTTTTGGCGCACGCTGCTCAAGCTATCGAGGATGAAAACCAGTGA
- the folB gene encoding dihydroneopterin aldolase: MIIRLNEMVFYGYHGVHDEERTLGQRFIVSLEMQTDPASDRDIRNLEDTVDYTKVYDDIREIMESRQFQLLEVCANLVADKLLDDFPLIQDLNLRIQKPSVPIRGILRSVEVEVQRSRE; encoded by the coding sequence ATGATTATCCGGCTGAATGAAATGGTTTTTTATGGCTACCACGGTGTTCATGATGAGGAGCGAACACTTGGCCAGCGCTTTATTGTGAGCTTGGAAATGCAAACCGATCCTGCCTCTGACCGCGATATCCGCAATCTGGAAGACACGGTGGATTACACCAAGGTTTACGATGATATTCGCGAAATCATGGAAAGCCGCCAGTTCCAGCTTTTGGAAGTGTGCGCCAACCTTGTGGCAGACAAGCTGTTAGACGACTTTCCTCTCATCCAAGATCTAAATTTGCGCATCCAAAAACCTTCCGTGCCCATTCGCGGTATTTTGCGCAGCGTGGAAGTTGAAGTTCAAAGGAGCCGCGAGTGA
- the folK gene encoding 2-amino-4-hydroxy-6-hydroxymethyldihydropteridine diphosphokinase translates to MTAWLSLGSNLQDPSFQVRNALRHLEMDPGIQVLRSSSLTRSKAYGKQDQPDFYNQMVEIETEYDPNELLERMLKLETRLGRVREERWGPRVIDIDILLYGTLELQSPSLTVPHPDFHRRRFVLELLNEVEPELWHPVLNQTVAQLLDELKTAKEPK, encoded by the coding sequence GTGACAGCCTGGCTCAGCCTGGGTTCGAACCTCCAGGATCCCAGTTTCCAAGTGCGGAACGCCTTGCGCCACTTGGAGATGGATCCCGGTATCCAGGTTTTGAGGAGTTCTTCCCTGACGCGCAGCAAAGCATACGGAAAACAAGACCAGCCCGATTTTTATAACCAAATGGTGGAAATCGAGACAGAATATGACCCCAATGAGCTGTTGGAGAGAATGTTGAAGCTTGAAACAAGGCTCGGCCGTGTCCGTGAGGAACGCTGGGGACCCCGTGTCATCGATATCGACATTCTGCTTTATGGAACACTGGAGCTGCAAAGCCCCAGCCTGACTGTTCCGCACCCAGATTTTCATCGGCGGCGCTTCGTGTTGGAACTTCTAAACGAAGTGGAGCCAGAGCTTTGGCATCCTGTTTTAAACCAAACAGTTGCCCAACTTCTGGATGAACTGAAAACTGCAAAGGAACCCAAATGA
- a CDS encoding SoxR reducing system RseC family protein codes for MSEEKHQETAQEDVGTVVWAEGSQVRVELVRGAGCKSCSMRGMCFGRNTPAVFELETDLELAVGDKVQLEISPSTRVLSSLLVFGLPMLTLFVAFILASRWLIEIAAIGIAFAATALSFLIMKLIDKCFGNRLQVRIGRKI; via the coding sequence ATGAGCGAAGAAAAACACCAGGAAACTGCTCAAGAAGATGTTGGGACAGTGGTTTGGGCAGAAGGCTCCCAGGTGCGGGTGGAACTCGTCCGCGGAGCAGGATGTAAATCCTGTTCCATGCGCGGGATGTGTTTCGGACGAAATACCCCTGCGGTTTTCGAGCTGGAAACAGATTTGGAATTGGCGGTTGGAGACAAGGTACAGCTTGAGATTTCCCCCTCCACACGGGTTCTTTCCTCGCTTCTGGTTTTCGGTTTGCCCATGCTCACGCTTTTTGTGGCCTTCATTTTGGCTTCCCGCTGGCTGATTGAAATCGCCGCCATCGGGATTGCTTTTGCCGCCACGGCGCTTAGTTTTTTGATAATGAAACTGATAGATAAATGTTTTGGCAACCGCCTGCAGGTGCGGATTGGGAGAAAAATATGA